In the genome of Monodelphis domestica isolate mMonDom1 chromosome 2, mMonDom1.pri, whole genome shotgun sequence, one region contains:
- the LOC100026020 gene encoding zinc finger protein 850-like isoform X8: MLENARNLLSVGLAVPRDVISYVEQREAPWRLEQEGLRSCSPGEIRPEMKVTPIDVSLSVEESDRQRFMSDGPDKLSWREFCVESQNSSLIEPQRMHTEQKSSECNQCKKTFMHRASLAAHQRIHTGEKPYECKQCGKTFSWNSALAAHQRIHTGEKPYECKQCGKTFSQISHLTVHHGIHTGEKPHKCKQCGKTFRLSSSLVVHQRIHTGEKPYECKQCGKTFSQSSHFSGHLRIHSGEKPYECKQYGRPFKHNYSLALHQRIHSGEKPHECKQCGKKFIYSYSLTAHQRVHTGEKPYECKQCGKTFSGILSLGVHQRIHTGEKPYECKQCGKTFNRSCSLGIHQKIHTGEKPYECKQCRKTFRKISSLVRHQRIHSGEKPYECKQCGKTFRNISSLGRHQRIHTGEKPYECKQCGKTFSRTCSLAQHQRIHTGEKPYECKECGKTFRLSSVLAQHQNIHTGEKPYECKQCGKTFSQRSHLDNHQRIHTGEKPYECKQCGKTYRGSSYLAIHQRTHTGEKPYECKECGKTFRNSSSVAVHQRIHSGEKPYECKQCGKTFRNSSSLGRHQRVHTGEKPYDCKQCGKTFSRSCSLAQHQRIHTGEKPYECKECGKTFRLSSSLAQHQNIHTGEKTYECNQCGKTFYGSYYLAIHQRIHTGEKPYECKQCGKAFSQSSSLSKHQRIHSGEKPYECKECGKTFRSHPSLVYHRRIHTGEKPYECKQCGKAFRGSSYLLIHQRTHTGEKAYECKQCGKEFRGILSLAVHQRIHTGEKPYECKQCGKTFSRSCSLGIHQKIHTGEKPYECKC; this comes from the coding sequence GAGAGATCAGACCTGAAATGAAAGTGACTCCAATAGATGTGAGCCTTTCTGTGGAAGAAAGTGACCGACAAAGATTCATGAGTGATGGTCCCGATAAATTATCTTGGAGAGAATTCTGTGTTGAATCCCAAAATTCATCCCTTATTGAACCTCAAAGAATGCACACTGAGCAAAAATCTAGTGAATGTAATCAGTGCAAAAAGACTTTTATGCACAGGGCcagtcttgctgcacatcagagaatccacactggggagaaaccttatgaatgcaagcaatgtggaaagacattcagttggAACTCTgctcttgctgcacatcagagaatccacactggggagaaaccttatgaatgcaagcaatgtggaaagacattcagtcagattTCCCACCTTACAGTACATCAtggaatccacactggggagaaacctcataagtgcaagcaatgtggaaagacatttagaCTAAGCTCTAGTcttgttgtacatcagagaattcacactggggagaaaccttatgaatgtaagcaatgtggaaagacattcagtcagagctcccaTTTTTCAGGACATCTGAGAATCCAcagtggggagaaaccttatgaatgcaagcaatatGGAAGGCCATTCAAACACAACTACTCTCTTGCcctacatcagagaatccacagtgggGAGAAACCgcatgaatgcaagcaatgtggaaagaaatTTATATATAGCTACTCTCTTACTGCACATCAGAGAGttcacactggtgagaaaccttatgaatgcaaacaatgtggaaagacattcagtggGATCCTTAGTCTTggtgtacatcagagaattcatactggggagaaaccttatgaatgcaagcaatgtggaaagacattcaatcgGAGCTGTAGTCTTGGTatacatcagaaaatccacactggggagaaaccttatgaatgcaagcaatgtagAAAAACATTCAGAAAAATTTCCAGTCTtgttagacatcagagaatccacagtggtgagaaaccttatgaatgcaagcaatgtggaaagacattcagaaaCATTTCCAGTCTTGgtcgacatcagagaatccacactggggagaaaccttatgaatgcaagcaatgtggaaagacattcagtcggacTTGTAGTcttgctcaacatcagagaatccacaccggggaaaaaccttatgaatgcaaggaaTGTGGGAAGACATTCAGACTAAGCTCAGTTCTTGCTCAACATCAGAatatccacactggggagaaaccttatgaatgcaagcaatgtggaaagacattcagtcagcgCTCCCATCTTGATAatcaccagagaattcacactggggagaaaccttatgaatgcaaacagtgtggaaagacatacCGTGGGAGCTCCTATCTTGCTATCCATCAGAGAacacacactggggagaaaccttatgaatgcaaggaatgtggaaagacattcagaaaCAGTTCCAGTGTTGcagtacatcagagaatccactctggggagaaaccatatgaatgcaaacaatgtggaaagacattcagaaaCAGTTCTAGTCTTGGCCgacatcagagagtccacactggggagaaaccttatgactgcaagcaatgtggaaagacattcagtcggagTTGTAGTcttgctcaacatcagagaatccacactggggaaaaaccttatgaatgcaaggaaTGTGGGAAGACATTCAGACTGAGCTCCAGTCTTGCTCAACATCAGAATATCCACACAGGGGAGAAAACTTACGAAtgcaatcaatgtggaaagacattctaTGGGAGCTACTATCTAGCTatccatcagagaatccacactggggagaaaccttatgaatgcaagcaatgtggaaaggcattcagtcagagctccagtctttctaaacatcagagaattcacagtggggagaaaccttatgaatgcaaggaatgtggaaaaacatTCCGAAGCCATCCCAGTCTTGTTTATCATCggagaattcacactggggagaaaccatatgaatgcaagcaatgtggaaaggcattccgTGGGAGCTCCTATCTTCTTATCCATCAGAGAACACACACTGGGGAGAAagcttatgaatgcaagcaatgtggaaaggaatTCCGTGGGATCCttagtcttgctgtacatcagagaattcacactggggaaaaaccttatgaatgcaagcaatgtggaaagactttcagtcGGAGTTGTAGTCTTGGTATACATCAAaaaatccacactggggagaaaccttatgaatgcaaatgTTAA
- the LOC100026020 gene encoding zinc finger protein 420-like isoform X4 yields the protein MALERDRLRAPEVVTFQDVAVDFTRGEWRLLSPPQKELYKEVMLENARNLLSVGLAVPRDVISYVEQREAPWRLEQEGLRSCSPGEIRPEMKVTPIDVSLSVEESDRQRFMSDGPDKLSWREFCVESQNSSLIEPQRMHTEQKSSECNQCKKTFMHRASLAAHQRIHTGEKPYECKQCGKTFSWNSALAAHQRIHTGEKPYECKQCGKTFSQISHLTVHHGIHTGEKPHKCKQCGKTFRLSSSLVVHQRIHTGEKPYECKQCGKTFSQSSHFSGHLRIHSGEKPYECKQYGRPFKHNYSLALHQRIHSGEKPHECKQCGKKFIYSYSLTAHQRVHTGEKPYECKQCGKTFSGILSLGVHQRIHTGEKPYECKQCGKTFNRSCSLGIHQKIHTGEKPYECKQCRKTFRKISSLVRHQRIHSGEKPYECKQCGKTFRNISSLGRHQRIHTGEKPYECKQCGKTFSRTCSLAQHQRIHTGEKPYECKECGKTFRLSSVLAQHQNIHTGEKPYECKQCGKTFSQRSHLDNHQRIHTGEKPYECKQCGKTYRGSSYLAIHQRTHTGEKPYECKECGKTFRNSSSVAVHQRIHSGEKPYECKQCGKTFRNSSSLGRHQRVHTGEKPYDCKQCGKTFSRSCSLAQHQRIHTGEKPYECKECGKTFRLSSSLAQHQNIHTGEKTYECNQCGKTFYGSYYLAIHQRIHTGEKPYECKQCGKAFSQSSSLSKHQRIHSGEKPYECKECGKTFRSHPSLVYHRRIHTGEKPYECKQCGKAFRGSSYLLIHQRTHTGEKAYECKQCGKEFRGILSLAVHQRIHTGEKPYECKQCGKTFSRSCSLGIHQKIHTGEKPYECKC from the coding sequence GAGAGATCAGACCTGAAATGAAAGTGACTCCAATAGATGTGAGCCTTTCTGTGGAAGAAAGTGACCGACAAAGATTCATGAGTGATGGTCCCGATAAATTATCTTGGAGAGAATTCTGTGTTGAATCCCAAAATTCATCCCTTATTGAACCTCAAAGAATGCACACTGAGCAAAAATCTAGTGAATGTAATCAGTGCAAAAAGACTTTTATGCACAGGGCcagtcttgctgcacatcagagaatccacactggggagaaaccttatgaatgcaagcaatgtggaaagacattcagttggAACTCTgctcttgctgcacatcagagaatccacactggggagaaaccttatgaatgcaagcaatgtggaaagacattcagtcagattTCCCACCTTACAGTACATCAtggaatccacactggggagaaacctcataagtgcaagcaatgtggaaagacatttagaCTAAGCTCTAGTcttgttgtacatcagagaattcacactggggagaaaccttatgaatgtaagcaatgtggaaagacattcagtcagagctcccaTTTTTCAGGACATCTGAGAATCCAcagtggggagaaaccttatgaatgcaagcaatatGGAAGGCCATTCAAACACAACTACTCTCTTGCcctacatcagagaatccacagtgggGAGAAACCgcatgaatgcaagcaatgtggaaagaaatTTATATATAGCTACTCTCTTACTGCACATCAGAGAGttcacactggtgagaaaccttatgaatgcaaacaatgtggaaagacattcagtggGATCCTTAGTCTTggtgtacatcagagaattcatactggggagaaaccttatgaatgcaagcaatgtggaaagacattcaatcgGAGCTGTAGTCTTGGTatacatcagaaaatccacactggggagaaaccttatgaatgcaagcaatgtagAAAAACATTCAGAAAAATTTCCAGTCTtgttagacatcagagaatccacagtggtgagaaaccttatgaatgcaagcaatgtggaaagacattcagaaaCATTTCCAGTCTTGgtcgacatcagagaatccacactggggagaaaccttatgaatgcaagcaatgtggaaagacattcagtcggacTTGTAGTcttgctcaacatcagagaatccacaccggggaaaaaccttatgaatgcaaggaaTGTGGGAAGACATTCAGACTAAGCTCAGTTCTTGCTCAACATCAGAatatccacactggggagaaaccttatgaatgcaagcaatgtggaaagacattcagtcagcgCTCCCATCTTGATAatcaccagagaattcacactggggagaaaccttatgaatgcaaacagtgtggaaagacatacCGTGGGAGCTCCTATCTTGCTATCCATCAGAGAacacacactggggagaaaccttatgaatgcaaggaatgtggaaagacattcagaaaCAGTTCCAGTGTTGcagtacatcagagaatccactctggggagaaaccatatgaatgcaaacaatgtggaaagacattcagaaaCAGTTCTAGTCTTGGCCgacatcagagagtccacactggggagaaaccttatgactgcaagcaatgtggaaagacattcagtcggagTTGTAGTcttgctcaacatcagagaatccacactggggaaaaaccttatgaatgcaaggaaTGTGGGAAGACATTCAGACTGAGCTCCAGTCTTGCTCAACATCAGAATATCCACACAGGGGAGAAAACTTACGAAtgcaatcaatgtggaaagacattctaTGGGAGCTACTATCTAGCTatccatcagagaatccacactggggagaaaccttatgaatgcaagcaatgtggaaaggcattcagtcagagctccagtctttctaaacatcagagaattcacagtggggagaaaccttatgaatgcaaggaatgtggaaaaacatTCCGAAGCCATCCCAGTCTTGTTTATCATCggagaattcacactggggagaaaccatatgaatgcaagcaatgtggaaaggcattccgTGGGAGCTCCTATCTTCTTATCCATCAGAGAACACACACTGGGGAGAAagcttatgaatgcaagcaatgtggaaaggaatTCCGTGGGATCCttagtcttgctgtacatcagagaattcacactggggaaaaaccttatgaatgcaagcaatgtggaaagactttcagtcGGAGTTGTAGTCTTGGTATACATCAAaaaatccacactggggagaaaccttatgaatgcaaatgTTAA
- the LOC100026020 gene encoding zinc finger protein 420-like isoform X5 yields MALERDRLRAPEVVTFQDVAVDFTRGEWRLLSPPQKELYKEVMLENAWNLLSVGLAVPRDVISYVEQREAPWRLEQEGLRSCSPGEIRPEMKVTPIDVSLSVEESDRQRFMSDGPDKLSWREFCVESQNSSLIEPQRMHTEQKSSECNQCKKTFMHRASLAAHQRIHTGEKPYECKQCGKTFSWNSALAAHQRIHTGEKPYECKQCGKTFSQISHLTVHHGIHTGEKPHKCKQCGKTFRLSSSLVVHQRIHTGEKPYECKQCGKTFSQSSHFSGHLRIHSGEKPYECKQYGRPFKHNYSLALHQRIHSGEKPHECKQCGKKFIYSYSLTAHQRVHTGEKPYECKQCGKTFSGILSLGVHQRIHTGEKPYECKQCGKTFNRSCSLGIHQKIHTGEKPYECKQCRKTFRKISSLVRHQRIHSGEKPYECKQCGKTFRNISSLGRHQRIHTGEKPYECKQCGKTFSRTCSLAQHQRIHTGEKPYECKECGKTFRLSSVLAQHQNIHTGEKPYECKQCGKTFSQRSHLDNHQRIHTGEKPYECKQCGKTYRGSSYLAIHQRTHTGEKPYECKECGKTFRNSSSVAVHQRIHSGEKPYECKQCGKTFRNSSSLGRHQRVHTGEKPYDCKQCGKTFSRSCSLAQHQRIHTGEKPYECKECGKTFRLSSSLAQHQNIHTGEKTYECNQCGKTFYGSYYLAIHQRIHTGEKPYECKQCGKAFSQSSSLSKHQRIHSGEKPYECKECGKTFRSHPSLVYHRRIHTGEKPYECKQCGKAFRGSSYLLIHQRTHTGEKAYECKQCGKEFRGILSLAVHQRIHTGEKPYECKQCGKTFSRSCSLGIHQKIHTGEKPYECKC; encoded by the coding sequence GAGAGATCAGACCTGAAATGAAAGTGACTCCAATAGATGTGAGCCTTTCTGTGGAAGAAAGTGACCGACAAAGATTCATGAGTGATGGTCCCGATAAATTATCTTGGAGAGAATTCTGTGTTGAATCCCAAAATTCATCCCTTATTGAACCTCAAAGAATGCACACTGAGCAAAAATCTAGTGAATGTAATCAGTGCAAAAAGACTTTTATGCACAGGGCcagtcttgctgcacatcagagaatccacactggggagaaaccttatgaatgcaagcaatgtggaaagacattcagttggAACTCTgctcttgctgcacatcagagaatccacactggggagaaaccttatgaatgcaagcaatgtggaaagacattcagtcagattTCCCACCTTACAGTACATCAtggaatccacactggggagaaacctcataagtgcaagcaatgtggaaagacatttagaCTAAGCTCTAGTcttgttgtacatcagagaattcacactggggagaaaccttatgaatgtaagcaatgtggaaagacattcagtcagagctcccaTTTTTCAGGACATCTGAGAATCCAcagtggggagaaaccttatgaatgcaagcaatatGGAAGGCCATTCAAACACAACTACTCTCTTGCcctacatcagagaatccacagtgggGAGAAACCgcatgaatgcaagcaatgtggaaagaaatTTATATATAGCTACTCTCTTACTGCACATCAGAGAGttcacactggtgagaaaccttatgaatgcaaacaatgtggaaagacattcagtggGATCCTTAGTCTTggtgtacatcagagaattcatactggggagaaaccttatgaatgcaagcaatgtggaaagacattcaatcgGAGCTGTAGTCTTGGTatacatcagaaaatccacactggggagaaaccttatgaatgcaagcaatgtagAAAAACATTCAGAAAAATTTCCAGTCTtgttagacatcagagaatccacagtggtgagaaaccttatgaatgcaagcaatgtggaaagacattcagaaaCATTTCCAGTCTTGgtcgacatcagagaatccacactggggagaaaccttatgaatgcaagcaatgtggaaagacattcagtcggacTTGTAGTcttgctcaacatcagagaatccacaccggggaaaaaccttatgaatgcaaggaaTGTGGGAAGACATTCAGACTAAGCTCAGTTCTTGCTCAACATCAGAatatccacactggggagaaaccttatgaatgcaagcaatgtggaaagacattcagtcagcgCTCCCATCTTGATAatcaccagagaattcacactggggagaaaccttatgaatgcaaacagtgtggaaagacatacCGTGGGAGCTCCTATCTTGCTATCCATCAGAGAacacacactggggagaaaccttatgaatgcaaggaatgtggaaagacattcagaaaCAGTTCCAGTGTTGcagtacatcagagaatccactctggggagaaaccatatgaatgcaaacaatgtggaaagacattcagaaaCAGTTCTAGTCTTGGCCgacatcagagagtccacactggggagaaaccttatgactgcaagcaatgtggaaagacattcagtcggagTTGTAGTcttgctcaacatcagagaatccacactggggaaaaaccttatgaatgcaaggaaTGTGGGAAGACATTCAGACTGAGCTCCAGTCTTGCTCAACATCAGAATATCCACACAGGGGAGAAAACTTACGAAtgcaatcaatgtggaaagacattctaTGGGAGCTACTATCTAGCTatccatcagagaatccacactggggagaaaccttatgaatgcaagcaatgtggaaaggcattcagtcagagctccagtctttctaaacatcagagaattcacagtggggagaaaccttatgaatgcaaggaatgtggaaaaacatTCCGAAGCCATCCCAGTCTTGTTTATCATCggagaattcacactggggagaaaccatatgaatgcaagcaatgtggaaaggcattccgTGGGAGCTCCTATCTTCTTATCCATCAGAGAACACACACTGGGGAGAAagcttatgaatgcaagcaatgtggaaaggaatTCCGTGGGATCCttagtcttgctgtacatcagagaattcacactggggaaaaaccttatgaatgcaagcaatgtggaaagactttcagtcGGAGTTGTAGTCTTGGTATACATCAAaaaatccacactggggagaaaccttatgaatgcaaatgTTAA
- the LOC100026020 gene encoding zinc finger protein 850-like isoform X9, with the protein MLENAWNLLSVGLAVPRDVISYVEQREAPWRLEQEGLRSCSPGEIRPEMKVTPIDVSLSVEESDRQRFMSDGPDKLSWREFCVESQNSSLIEPQRMHTEQKSSECNQCKKTFMHRASLAAHQRIHTGEKPYECKQCGKTFSWNSALAAHQRIHTGEKPYECKQCGKTFSQISHLTVHHGIHTGEKPHKCKQCGKTFRLSSSLVVHQRIHTGEKPYECKQCGKTFSQSSHFSGHLRIHSGEKPYECKQYGRPFKHNYSLALHQRIHSGEKPHECKQCGKKFIYSYSLTAHQRVHTGEKPYECKQCGKTFSGILSLGVHQRIHTGEKPYECKQCGKTFNRSCSLGIHQKIHTGEKPYECKQCRKTFRKISSLVRHQRIHSGEKPYECKQCGKTFRNISSLGRHQRIHTGEKPYECKQCGKTFSRTCSLAQHQRIHTGEKPYECKECGKTFRLSSVLAQHQNIHTGEKPYECKQCGKTFSQRSHLDNHQRIHTGEKPYECKQCGKTYRGSSYLAIHQRTHTGEKPYECKECGKTFRNSSSVAVHQRIHSGEKPYECKQCGKTFRNSSSLGRHQRVHTGEKPYDCKQCGKTFSRSCSLAQHQRIHTGEKPYECKECGKTFRLSSSLAQHQNIHTGEKTYECNQCGKTFYGSYYLAIHQRIHTGEKPYECKQCGKAFSQSSSLSKHQRIHSGEKPYECKECGKTFRSHPSLVYHRRIHTGEKPYECKQCGKAFRGSSYLLIHQRTHTGEKAYECKQCGKEFRGILSLAVHQRIHTGEKPYECKQCGKTFSRSCSLGIHQKIHTGEKPYECKC; encoded by the coding sequence GAGAGATCAGACCTGAAATGAAAGTGACTCCAATAGATGTGAGCCTTTCTGTGGAAGAAAGTGACCGACAAAGATTCATGAGTGATGGTCCCGATAAATTATCTTGGAGAGAATTCTGTGTTGAATCCCAAAATTCATCCCTTATTGAACCTCAAAGAATGCACACTGAGCAAAAATCTAGTGAATGTAATCAGTGCAAAAAGACTTTTATGCACAGGGCcagtcttgctgcacatcagagaatccacactggggagaaaccttatgaatgcaagcaatgtggaaagacattcagttggAACTCTgctcttgctgcacatcagagaatccacactggggagaaaccttatgaatgcaagcaatgtggaaagacattcagtcagattTCCCACCTTACAGTACATCAtggaatccacactggggagaaacctcataagtgcaagcaatgtggaaagacatttagaCTAAGCTCTAGTcttgttgtacatcagagaattcacactggggagaaaccttatgaatgtaagcaatgtggaaagacattcagtcagagctcccaTTTTTCAGGACATCTGAGAATCCAcagtggggagaaaccttatgaatgcaagcaatatGGAAGGCCATTCAAACACAACTACTCTCTTGCcctacatcagagaatccacagtgggGAGAAACCgcatgaatgcaagcaatgtggaaagaaatTTATATATAGCTACTCTCTTACTGCACATCAGAGAGttcacactggtgagaaaccttatgaatgcaaacaatgtggaaagacattcagtggGATCCTTAGTCTTggtgtacatcagagaattcatactggggagaaaccttatgaatgcaagcaatgtggaaagacattcaatcgGAGCTGTAGTCTTGGTatacatcagaaaatccacactggggagaaaccttatgaatgcaagcaatgtagAAAAACATTCAGAAAAATTTCCAGTCTtgttagacatcagagaatccacagtggtgagaaaccttatgaatgcaagcaatgtggaaagacattcagaaaCATTTCCAGTCTTGgtcgacatcagagaatccacactggggagaaaccttatgaatgcaagcaatgtggaaagacattcagtcggacTTGTAGTcttgctcaacatcagagaatccacaccggggaaaaaccttatgaatgcaaggaaTGTGGGAAGACATTCAGACTAAGCTCAGTTCTTGCTCAACATCAGAatatccacactggggagaaaccttatgaatgcaagcaatgtggaaagacattcagtcagcgCTCCCATCTTGATAatcaccagagaattcacactggggagaaaccttatgaatgcaaacagtgtggaaagacatacCGTGGGAGCTCCTATCTTGCTATCCATCAGAGAacacacactggggagaaaccttatgaatgcaaggaatgtggaaagacattcagaaaCAGTTCCAGTGTTGcagtacatcagagaatccactctggggagaaaccatatgaatgcaaacaatgtggaaagacattcagaaaCAGTTCTAGTCTTGGCCgacatcagagagtccacactggggagaaaccttatgactgcaagcaatgtggaaagacattcagtcggagTTGTAGTcttgctcaacatcagagaatccacactggggaaaaaccttatgaatgcaaggaaTGTGGGAAGACATTCAGACTGAGCTCCAGTCTTGCTCAACATCAGAATATCCACACAGGGGAGAAAACTTACGAAtgcaatcaatgtggaaagacattctaTGGGAGCTACTATCTAGCTatccatcagagaatccacactggggagaaaccttatgaatgcaagcaatgtggaaaggcattcagtcagagctccagtctttctaaacatcagagaattcacagtggggagaaaccttatgaatgcaaggaatgtggaaaaacatTCCGAAGCCATCCCAGTCTTGTTTATCATCggagaattcacactggggagaaaccatatgaatgcaagcaatgtggaaaggcattccgTGGGAGCTCCTATCTTCTTATCCATCAGAGAACACACACTGGGGAGAAagcttatgaatgcaagcaatgtggaaaggaatTCCGTGGGATCCttagtcttgctgtacatcagagaattcacactggggaaaaaccttatgaatgcaagcaatgtggaaagactttcagtcGGAGTTGTAGTCTTGGTATACATCAAaaaatccacactggggagaaaccttatgaatgcaaatgTTAA